Proteins encoded within one genomic window of Gaiellales bacterium:
- a CDS encoding polynucleotide kinase-phosphatase: protein MNLTIPELSLVVLVGASGSGKSSFAAKHFRPTEVLSSDDCRGLVADDENDQAATNDAFDVLHYIAGKRLALGRMTVVDATNVQPEARKPLVELARTYHCLPVAIVLDLPEQLCQERNGSRPDRSFGPHVVRRQTQQLRRSLRSLKREGFRTVHVLRSPEQIDAATIERQPLWNNRKDEHGPFDIIGDVHGCYDELVELLTALGWMIETGGDGPRATHPEGRKAIFVGDFVDRGPRIPDTVRLVMRMVTDGIALAVPGNHDVKLVRKLNGRDVQITHGLADSLEQLDAEPDEFREAARAFLDKLVSHYVLDDGELVVAHAGLKAEMQGRGSGKVRDFALYGETTGETDELGLPIRYDWASEYRGRAMVVYGHTPVPEPEWVNRTINIDTGCVFGHRLTALRYPERELVSVPAHHTYYESPKPFITTAEPQWEARPDALLDIKDVLGKRIVATRLHGNVTVREENAIAAVEVISRFAADPRWLIHLPPTMSPSETSRRGDLLEHPAEAFAYFRHAGVERVVCQEKHMGSRSIVIACRDADVAARRFGVRDGRAGVCLTRTGRHFFDDPGLEATLVDRVARAADAAGLWEELATEWLCLDCELMPWSAKAVELLQRQYAPVAAAAGASMPLALAALSAAEARGVDLADLHERFAGRRDAASRYGDAYRRYCWPVASIDDLRLAPFHLLATDGAVHTDRDHGWHMQTLARLCQQGVPVLQATNHLEVNLSDPRSEADATIWWEELTGRGGEGMVVKPLEFISKGRRGLLQPAVKCRGSEYLRIIYGPEYAAPGNLERLRSRGLTAKRSLALREFALGIEALERFVRGEPLYRVHECAFAVLALESESVDPAL, encoded by the coding sequence GTGAACCTCACCATTCCCGAGCTGTCGCTGGTCGTGCTCGTGGGTGCGTCCGGGTCGGGCAAGTCGAGCTTCGCCGCCAAGCACTTTCGTCCGACCGAGGTGCTCTCCTCGGACGACTGCCGTGGCCTTGTGGCCGACGACGAGAACGATCAGGCGGCGACCAACGACGCGTTCGATGTCCTGCACTACATCGCCGGGAAGCGCCTCGCGCTGGGACGGATGACCGTGGTCGACGCGACCAACGTCCAGCCCGAGGCGCGCAAGCCGCTCGTCGAGCTCGCTCGAACGTATCACTGCCTCCCGGTCGCGATCGTGCTCGACCTTCCCGAGCAGCTCTGCCAGGAGCGAAACGGGTCGCGACCGGATCGCAGCTTCGGCCCGCACGTCGTCCGCCGCCAGACCCAGCAGCTGCGCCGATCGCTTCGGAGTCTCAAGCGCGAGGGCTTCCGCACCGTGCACGTGCTCCGCTCACCCGAGCAGATTGACGCGGCGACCATCGAACGGCAGCCGCTCTGGAACAACCGCAAAGACGAGCACGGGCCCTTTGACATCATCGGCGACGTCCACGGCTGCTACGACGAACTCGTCGAGCTCCTCACGGCGCTCGGATGGATGATCGAGACCGGCGGCGACGGGCCGCGGGCAACCCACCCCGAGGGCCGCAAGGCGATCTTCGTCGGCGACTTCGTCGACCGCGGGCCGCGCATCCCCGACACCGTGCGGCTCGTCATGCGGATGGTCACAGACGGCATCGCCCTCGCCGTGCCGGGAAACCACGACGTGAAGCTCGTGCGCAAGCTGAACGGCCGCGACGTCCAGATCACCCACGGGCTGGCCGACTCGCTCGAGCAGCTCGACGCCGAACCCGACGAGTTCCGTGAGGCGGCCCGCGCCTTCCTCGACAAGCTCGTCAGCCATTACGTTCTCGACGACGGCGAGCTGGTGGTCGCGCATGCGGGCCTCAAAGCTGAGATGCAGGGGCGAGGCTCCGGCAAGGTGCGCGACTTCGCACTCTACGGCGAGACCACCGGCGAGACCGACGAACTCGGCCTGCCGATCCGGTACGACTGGGCGAGCGAGTACCGCGGCCGAGCAATGGTCGTGTACGGCCACACCCCGGTACCCGAGCCCGAGTGGGTGAACCGCACCATCAACATCGACACCGGCTGCGTCTTCGGGCACCGCCTCACCGCACTTCGCTACCCGGAGCGGGAGCTGGTGTCGGTGCCCGCGCACCACACGTACTACGAGTCGCCGAAGCCCTTCATCACCACCGCCGAGCCGCAATGGGAAGCTCGCCCGGACGCGCTGCTCGACATCAAGGACGTGCTGGGCAAGCGGATCGTCGCCACCCGCCTGCACGGCAACGTCACCGTCCGGGAAGAGAACGCGATCGCCGCCGTCGAGGTCATCAGCCGGTTCGCCGCCGATCCGCGCTGGCTGATCCATCTGCCTCCCACCATGTCTCCCTCGGAGACGAGCCGCCGCGGCGATCTGCTCGAACACCCCGCCGAGGCGTTCGCCTACTTCCGCCATGCCGGCGTCGAGCGCGTCGTCTGCCAGGAGAAGCACATGGGCTCGCGCTCGATCGTGATCGCGTGCCGCGACGCCGATGTCGCCGCGCGCCGCTTCGGCGTCCGTGACGGCCGCGCCGGCGTCTGTCTCACTCGTACCGGGCGCCACTTCTTCGACGACCCCGGCCTCGAAGCGACCCTTGTCGATCGGGTCGCCCGTGCCGCCGACGCCGCCGGCCTGTGGGAGGAGCTCGCGACCGAGTGGCTGTGCCTCGATTGCGAGCTCATGCCGTGGTCGGCCAAGGCCGTCGAGCTGCTCCAACGCCAATATGCGCCCGTCGCGGCCGCCGCCGGCGCCTCGATGCCGCTGGCTCTCGCCGCGCTTTCTGCGGCCGAGGCTCGCGGCGTAGACCTCGCCGACCTCCACGAGCGGTTCGCGGGTCGCCGCGACGCTGCAAGCCGCTATGGCGACGCATACCGGCGCTACTGCTGGCCCGTCGCGAGCATCGACGACCTCCGCCTGGCGCCCTTCCACCTCCTCGCCACCGACGGCGCCGTCCACACCGACCGCGACCACGGCTGGCACATGCAGACGCTCGCCCGTCTCTGCCAACAGGGTGTGCCCGTCCTCCAGGCCACGAACCACCTCGAGGTCAACCTCTCCGACCCGCGCAGCGAGGCCGACGCCACGATCTGGTGGGAGGAGCTCACCGGCCGCGGCGGCGAGGGCATGGTCGTCAAACCCCTCGAGTTCATCTCGAAAGGTCGGCGCGGTCTCCTTCAACCCGCCGTCAAGTGCCGCGGGAGCGAGTACCTCCGCATCATCTACGGCCCCGAATACGCCGCTCCCGGAAACCTCGAACGCCTCCGTTCCCGCGGCCTCACCGCGAAACGCTCCCTCGCCCTACGCGAGTTCGCACTCGGCATCGAAGCACTCGAACGCTTCGTCCGCGGCGAGCCCCTGTACCGGGTTCACGAGTGCGCCTTTGCCGTGCTCGCGCTCGAGAGCGAATCCGTCGACCCTGCGCTCTGA
- a CDS encoding cytochrome d ubiquinol oxidase subunit II translates to MLDTLPIVFVLAGLVFYVVLGGADFGAGLWQLLAGRGAPAKRIRDHAHHAMGPVWEANHVWLIFVLTVLWTAYPTVFASIASTLSIPFFVAAIGIILRGGAYALRSGTKTAREQRSVETVLSVSSILAPFALGLIVGAIAGERVPAGNAAGDLVTSWWNPLSITIGLISVAFSAYLAAVFLSGDAVRRGEAGLAERFRARALVSGAVAGVAAVAGLVALRSDAHRLYHELVFGRGLPALVVSVVAGLATVGLVRRRRYEPARYTAALAVAAVIAGWALAQEPYLLEGLTISQAAAPRDTMIAVIVAVIAGGIILFPALAVLFRLTLAGNLSPGEAAADAPGENRPAPAGGTLVVRLAVACLVAGLGFLTAADAAWAHAIGVAALFGFAILGAASLIAPEVTEARD, encoded by the coding sequence GTGCTCGACACGCTCCCGATCGTCTTCGTGCTGGCCGGGCTCGTCTTCTACGTCGTGCTCGGTGGCGCCGACTTCGGCGCCGGCCTGTGGCAACTGCTGGCGGGACGCGGCGCCCCGGCGAAGCGCATCCGCGACCACGCCCACCACGCCATGGGGCCGGTCTGGGAGGCGAACCACGTCTGGCTGATCTTCGTGCTCACCGTGCTCTGGACGGCCTATCCGACGGTGTTCGCGTCGATCGCCTCGACGCTCTCGATCCCGTTCTTCGTCGCCGCGATCGGCATCATCCTGCGCGGCGGCGCGTATGCCCTGCGGTCGGGCACGAAGACGGCGCGGGAGCAGCGGTCGGTCGAGACCGTGCTGTCGGTCTCGTCGATCCTGGCGCCGTTCGCGCTCGGCCTGATCGTGGGGGCGATCGCCGGCGAGCGGGTGCCGGCGGGAAACGCCGCAGGCGACCTGGTGACGAGCTGGTGGAACCCGCTGTCGATCACGATCGGGCTGATCTCGGTGGCGTTCAGCGCCTACCTGGCCGCGGTGTTCCTGAGCGGCGACGCCGTCCGCCGCGGCGAGGCCGGCCTGGCCGAGCGCTTCCGGGCGCGCGCGCTCGTCTCCGGGGCGGTCGCGGGCGTGGCCGCCGTTGCGGGACTGGTCGCGCTGCGAAGCGACGCGCACCGCCTCTACCACGAGCTCGTCTTCGGCCGCGGCCTGCCGGCGCTGGTCGTGTCCGTGGTGGCCGGCCTGGCCACCGTCGGCCTGGTGCGCCGGCGCCGGTACGAGCCGGCCCGCTATACGGCGGCACTCGCGGTCGCGGCGGTCATCGCCGGCTGGGCGCTGGCGCAAGAGCCCTACCTGCTCGAAGGGCTCACGATCAGCCAGGCCGCGGCGCCGCGCGACACGATGATCGCGGTGATCGTCGCCGTGATCGCGGGCGGCATCATCCTGTTCCCGGCGCTCGCGGTGCTCTTCCGGCTCACGCTCGCGGGCAACCTCTCGCCGGGAGAGGCGGCCGCCGACGCGCCGGGCGAGAACCGGCCGGCGCCGGCGGGCGGGACGCTGGTGGTGCGCCTCGCCGTCGCCTGCCTGGTCGCCGGCCTGGGATTCCTCACGGCCGCCGACGCCGCCTGGGCGCACGCGATCGGCGTCGCGGCGCTGTTCGGGTTCGCAATCCTGGGCGCGGCGTCGCTGATCGCGCCGGAAGTCACCGAAGCGCGGGATTAG
- a CDS encoding cytochrome ubiquinol oxidase subunit I, whose protein sequence is MIELATGAETQHYLLEARQMQALSFAVHIPLVCFGIAFPAMVLLAEWLHHRTGKPVYRTLARRWSRVMLALFAAGVVTGTVLSFEMGLLWPQFTAVFGSVFGLGFAVEGFSFFMEAIFIGIYAYGWDRLPPRLHLASGIPIVIAGFTGSLMVISVNGWMNHPEGFRLVHGRAVDVHPVRALFLNSNFWHELVHMYVAGYMVTGFLVAAAYAVRRLRGSFGTYERTALAISLSIAVVASIVQAPVGDWAGRVVAQNQPVKLAAFEGVGPTTKGADEHILGYYENGEVKWGIPIPDLLSLLAFHNPHAVVRGLDTVPPDDRPPVNVVRFAFQTMVGIGTLLFGLAIVVVYVRIRRRRLPESPWFYRALVPAGPLSVVALIAGWVTTEVGRQPWVVYHVMRTSQAVTGAGGIPVGYATLAAVYLALAIAVAWVLLRLSRIPMEDV, encoded by the coding sequence GTGATCGAGCTCGCCACAGGAGCGGAGACGCAGCACTATCTGCTGGAGGCACGGCAGATGCAGGCGCTCTCGTTCGCCGTGCACATCCCGCTCGTCTGCTTCGGGATCGCCTTCCCGGCCATGGTGCTGCTGGCGGAGTGGCTCCACCACCGCACGGGCAAGCCGGTCTACCGCACGCTGGCGCGGCGCTGGAGCCGGGTCATGCTCGCGCTCTTCGCGGCGGGCGTCGTCACCGGCACCGTGCTTTCGTTCGAGATGGGGCTCTTGTGGCCGCAGTTCACGGCGGTGTTCGGGAGCGTCTTCGGACTCGGCTTCGCGGTCGAGGGCTTCTCGTTCTTCATGGAGGCGATCTTCATCGGGATCTATGCCTACGGCTGGGACCGGCTGCCGCCGCGGCTGCACCTGGCGAGCGGCATCCCGATCGTGATCGCCGGGTTCACCGGGTCGCTCATGGTGATCTCGGTCAACGGCTGGATGAACCACCCCGAGGGCTTCCGGCTCGTGCATGGCCGCGCCGTCGACGTCCACCCCGTGCGGGCGCTCTTCCTGAACTCGAACTTCTGGCACGAGCTCGTGCACATGTACGTCGCCGGGTATATGGTCACGGGCTTCCTCGTCGCCGCCGCCTACGCCGTGCGGCGGCTGCGGGGCAGCTTCGGCACGTACGAGCGGACGGCGCTTGCGATCTCGCTCTCGATCGCCGTGGTCGCCTCGATCGTGCAGGCGCCGGTGGGCGACTGGGCCGGGCGCGTCGTCGCGCAGAACCAGCCCGTCAAGCTGGCGGCGTTCGAGGGCGTGGGCCCGACGACGAAGGGCGCGGACGAGCACATCCTCGGCTACTACGAGAACGGCGAGGTGAAGTGGGGGATCCCCATTCCCGACCTGCTCTCGCTACTCGCGTTCCACAACCCGCACGCGGTCGTGCGGGGCCTGGACACGGTGCCGCCGGACGACCGGCCGCCCGTGAACGTCGTGCGGTTCGCGTTCCAGACGATGGTGGGGATCGGGACGCTGCTCTTCGGGCTCGCGATCGTCGTCGTCTACGTCCGCATCCGCCGGCGACGGCTGCCGGAGTCGCCGTGGTTCTATCGGGCGCTCGTGCCGGCCGGGCCGCTCTCGGTGGTGGCGCTGATCGCCGGCTGGGTGACGACCGAGGTGGGCCGGCAGCCGTGGGTCGTCTACCACGTCATGCGCACCAGCCAGGCGGTGACCGGCGCCGGCGGGATCCCGGTCGGCTACGCCACGCTCGCCGCCGTCTACCTGGCGCTGGCGATCGCGGTCGCCTGGGTGCTCCTGCGCCTCTCGCGGATCCCGATGGAGGACGTCTGA
- a CDS encoding TROVE domain-containing protein: protein MSYLTRLITTPARQRERLQADQIRNSEGGYVFEADMWTRLRRFLILGSEGGSFYAGERDLTREATEALDACIAADGERVVSEIVAVSRAGRAPKNDPAIYALARCAAAADQATRRAALDVLPLVCRTATHLFMFVTIVRAWRGWGRALRRAVGSWYAAQPVERIAYQAVKYRQRDGVTHRDVLRLAHPGAAVSAGNPTLDVTSEQAHLFEWIVRGGTTPGLPRIVEGFTRVQAAASPAEAAELVREFDLPREAVNPEHLTSPLVWEALLERMPLTAMIRNLATMTRVGLIGPGSDAAAVVAERLASGEQLTKARVHPIALLIAQRTYASGRGLRGSGTWTPVTRIVDALDDAFYRAFGNVTPAGQRLMLALDVSGSMAGSVIAGVPGLSAREASAAMALVTLASERDAEVVGFHSGRGSWIARKQGRFPGRADGLAPLPLSPRQRLADAVRSVSDLPFGGTDCALPMLYATTKGRAIDTFVIYTDSETWAGDIHPVEALRRYRRATGIPARLIVCAMVANRFTIADPTDAGMLDVVGFDTSTPEVIGGFARGDL, encoded by the coding sequence ATGTCCTATCTAACCAGGCTGATCACCACCCCGGCCCGCCAACGCGAGCGGCTGCAGGCCGACCAGATCCGAAACAGCGAAGGCGGCTACGTGTTCGAGGCGGACATGTGGACGCGGCTTCGCCGGTTCCTCATCCTCGGCTCGGAGGGCGGCAGCTTCTACGCGGGCGAGCGTGACCTCACCCGCGAGGCGACCGAGGCGCTCGACGCGTGCATCGCCGCGGACGGCGAGCGCGTCGTCTCGGAGATCGTCGCGGTCAGCCGGGCCGGCCGGGCGCCGAAGAACGACCCGGCGATCTACGCCCTGGCTCGATGTGCCGCGGCGGCCGACCAGGCGACTCGCCGGGCCGCGCTCGACGTGCTGCCGCTGGTGTGCCGCACGGCGACGCACCTGTTCATGTTCGTCACGATCGTTCGAGCGTGGCGAGGATGGGGCCGCGCGCTTCGCCGCGCAGTCGGCAGCTGGTATGCGGCCCAGCCGGTCGAGCGGATCGCCTACCAGGCGGTCAAGTATCGCCAGCGCGACGGTGTCACCCACCGTGACGTGCTGCGGCTCGCCCACCCCGGGGCCGCGGTGTCGGCTGGGAACCCGACGCTGGACGTGACCTCGGAGCAGGCTCACCTGTTCGAATGGATCGTCCGCGGCGGAACCACGCCGGGACTGCCGCGCATCGTCGAGGGGTTCACCCGCGTCCAGGCAGCGGCGTCTCCTGCCGAGGCGGCGGAGCTCGTCCGCGAGTTCGACCTGCCTCGCGAGGCGGTCAACCCTGAACACCTCACCAGTCCGCTGGTGTGGGAGGCGCTGCTCGAGCGGATGCCGCTGACGGCCATGATCCGAAACCTCGCCACCATGACCCGGGTCGGTCTGATCGGCCCGGGCTCGGACGCGGCGGCCGTAGTCGCCGAGCGGCTTGCAAGCGGCGAGCAGCTTACGAAGGCACGCGTCCATCCGATCGCGCTGCTGATCGCACAGCGCACCTACGCCTCCGGGCGTGGCCTTCGCGGCAGCGGCACCTGGACGCCGGTCACCCGCATCGTCGACGCGCTCGACGACGCGTTCTACCGCGCCTTCGGGAACGTCACCCCGGCCGGACAGCGCCTCATGCTGGCGCTGGACGTGTCCGGGTCGATGGCCGGGAGCGTCATCGCCGGCGTGCCGGGCCTCTCCGCACGGGAGGCGTCGGCGGCGATGGCGCTCGTCACGCTCGCGTCCGAGCGCGACGCCGAGGTGGTCGGCTTCCACAGCGGCCGGGGCAGTTGGATCGCCCGCAAGCAGGGGCGGTTCCCGGGGCGGGCGGACGGCCTCGCGCCGCTCCCGCTCTCACCCCGCCAGCGGCTCGCGGATGCCGTCCGCAGCGTCAGCGACCTGCCGTTCGGCGGCACCGACTGCGCCCTGCCGATGCTGTACGCCACGACCAAGGGGCGCGCGATCGACACGTTCGTGATCTACACCGACAGCGAGACCTGGGCGGGAGATATCCACCCGGTCGAGGCGCTGCGCCGGTACCGCCGGGCGACCGGCATCCCGGCCCGCCTCATCGTCTGCGCAATGGTCGCGAACCGGTTCACCATCGCCGACCCGACCGACGCGGGCATGCTCGACGTCGTCGGGTTCGACACCTCCACGCCCGAGGTGATCGGCGGGTTCGCCCGCGGCGACCTGTAA
- a CDS encoding 3' terminal RNA ribose 2'-O-methyltransferase Hen1, translating into MLLTISTTHRPATDLGFLLHKNPAERKSYEFWFGGAHVFYPEASEERCTVAVLVDVDAVGLVRGRKPSGITRYDYVNDRPYVASSFMSVALAKAFSTAMGGRSKERADLAAEALPFEVGIAALSCGAGGDELVRRMFQPLGYAVDTSGHPLDPAFPEWGESRYLTVRLAARCRLADLLNHLYVLIGVLDNQKHYWVGPDEVEKLVRRGGEWLAAHPERELIANRYLKYQRPLAAHAIARLVAEEQPDPDEHDEEAAAEETVAEERIRLVDQRMGSVVSALRSSGATSVVDLGCGEGRLLRELMADRRFTRIAGMDVSHRALEIASRRLRLERLPPMQRERIELFQGSLLYRDERLSGFDAAALVEVIEHLDDDRLAACERVVFEYARPRSIVVTTPNAEFNVNWESLPAGEFRHRDHRFEWTRDQFAAWADPIAERHGYRVRYLPVGPERADTGAPTQMAIFDRSDA; encoded by the coding sequence ATGCTGCTGACGATCTCCACGACCCACCGTCCGGCAACGGATCTCGGCTTCCTGCTGCACAAGAATCCGGCGGAGCGCAAGTCGTACGAGTTTTGGTTCGGCGGTGCGCACGTCTTCTATCCAGAGGCGTCGGAGGAGCGGTGCACGGTGGCGGTTCTGGTCGATGTGGACGCGGTCGGCTTGGTGCGCGGGCGGAAGCCGAGCGGCATCACCCGCTACGACTACGTGAACGACCGCCCATACGTGGCCTCGTCGTTCATGAGCGTCGCGCTCGCGAAGGCGTTCTCCACAGCGATGGGAGGACGGTCGAAGGAACGGGCCGACCTGGCCGCCGAGGCGCTTCCGTTCGAAGTCGGGATCGCGGCATTGTCGTGCGGCGCCGGCGGCGACGAGCTGGTGCGGCGGATGTTCCAGCCGCTCGGGTACGCCGTAGACACCAGCGGTCACCCGCTCGACCCGGCATTCCCGGAATGGGGCGAGAGCCGCTACCTCACCGTCCGTCTCGCCGCGCGGTGCCGCCTGGCCGATCTACTCAATCACCTGTACGTGCTGATCGGGGTGCTGGACAACCAGAAGCACTACTGGGTGGGACCGGACGAGGTCGAGAAGCTCGTGCGCCGCGGCGGGGAGTGGCTGGCGGCGCATCCGGAGCGGGAGCTGATCGCAAATCGGTATCTGAAGTACCAGCGGCCACTGGCTGCGCACGCAATCGCTCGGCTGGTCGCCGAGGAGCAGCCGGATCCGGACGAGCACGACGAAGAGGCGGCCGCCGAGGAGACCGTGGCCGAAGAGCGGATCCGTCTTGTCGACCAGCGGATGGGCTCGGTCGTCTCCGCGCTGCGCTCCTCGGGTGCGACGAGCGTCGTCGACCTCGGGTGCGGCGAAGGCCGCCTGCTGCGCGAATTGATGGCGGATCGCCGGTTCACGCGGATCGCCGGGATGGATGTGTCGCACCGCGCGCTGGAGATCGCCTCGCGCCGGTTGCGCCTGGAGCGGCTTCCCCCAATGCAGCGTGAGCGGATCGAGCTCTTCCAGGGCTCGCTTCTCTACCGGGATGAGCGCCTGAGCGGGTTCGACGCAGCGGCCCTCGTCGAGGTGATCGAGCATCTCGATGACGACCGCTTGGCCGCGTGCGAGCGGGTGGTGTTCGAGTACGCCCGGCCCCGGTCGATCGTCGTGACGACGCCCAACGCTGAGTTCAACGTGAACTGGGAGTCGCTGCCGGCGGGTGAGTTCCGCCACCGCGACCACCGCTTCGAGTGGACGCGCGACCAGTTCGCCGCCTGGGCCGACCCGATCGCCGAGCGGCACGGGTACCGCGTCCGGTACCTGCCGGTCGGCCCGGAGCGCGCCGACACGGGCGCACCGACGCAGATGGCGATCTTCGACCGGAGCGACGCGTGA
- a CDS encoding FAD-dependent oxidoreductase → MPPDDGHGRRDYDVVVVGGGVVGCAIAWRLGFTTARVALVEAAHDVGEGASKGNTGIATCGADCAPGTLEADLVTRSSPRWDELCATLDTPWRRIGTLAVAMTAKEERALGHLRDQARENGCRAEVVSGDEARALEPMVAPGARAAVHIPDDGIVDSLRLTIGYAELAARNGVAVLTGSPVTGVEVEDDRIAAVQTPGGRMAARFVVNAAGLEAGRISALAGGDEFEMWPRQGQYWLLDRELGGRFQKIVGGVPTEVTRGIYCVPTTNGSLLLGPTAVDSEYPGSRAVDADTLDAVFAAAHRLVPAVRHDQAIKLFAANRPASDPVYRVGRDSRVENLVHAAGIRSTGVSSSPATADLVHSLLADAGAPVEEEDASAERSLAPLPRLLGNPDPERLLDLDPRYGQVVCACEQVTAAEIAAACAMRVPPRSLDALRKRTRAAGGRCQGTVCLAGVSFLLSLHMGMQPWEIPVGEPEATLGVAS, encoded by the coding sequence ATGCCGCCCGACGATGGACACGGCCGGCGGGACTACGACGTCGTCGTCGTGGGCGGCGGCGTGGTCGGGTGCGCGATCGCCTGGCGGCTGGGGTTTACGACGGCGCGGGTCGCGCTCGTCGAGGCGGCGCACGACGTCGGCGAGGGCGCGTCCAAGGGCAACACGGGGATCGCCACGTGCGGCGCGGACTGCGCGCCGGGCACGCTCGAGGCCGACCTCGTCACGAGATCGAGCCCGCGCTGGGACGAGCTGTGCGCGACGCTCGACACCCCCTGGCGGCGCATCGGCACCCTGGCGGTGGCGATGACGGCCAAGGAGGAGCGGGCCCTCGGTCACCTGCGCGACCAGGCGCGCGAGAACGGCTGCCGCGCGGAGGTCGTCTCGGGCGACGAGGCCCGAGCCCTCGAGCCGATGGTCGCGCCGGGCGCGCGGGCCGCCGTGCACATCCCCGACGACGGCATCGTCGATTCGCTGCGGCTGACGATCGGCTACGCCGAGCTCGCCGCCCGAAACGGCGTCGCCGTGCTGACCGGGTCGCCCGTCACGGGCGTCGAGGTCGAGGACGACCGCATCGCTGCAGTCCAGACGCCCGGCGGCCGTATGGCGGCGCGCTTCGTCGTGAACGCGGCCGGGCTGGAGGCGGGGCGGATCTCGGCGCTGGCGGGCGGCGACGAGTTCGAGATGTGGCCGCGCCAGGGCCAGTACTGGCTGCTCGACCGTGAGCTGGGCGGCCGCTTCCAGAAGATCGTCGGCGGCGTCCCGACCGAGGTGACGCGCGGCATCTACTGCGTCCCGACCACCAATGGCTCGCTGCTCCTGGGGCCGACGGCGGTCGACTCCGAGTATCCGGGATCAAGGGCCGTCGACGCCGACACCCTCGACGCCGTGTTCGCGGCAGCTCACCGGCTGGTGCCGGCCGTGCGCCACGACCAGGCGATCAAGCTCTTCGCCGCCAACCGGCCGGCGTCCGATCCGGTCTACCGCGTCGGCCGCGACTCGCGCGTCGAGAACCTCGTGCACGCGGCCGGCATCCGCTCGACCGGCGTCTCGTCCTCGCCGGCGACGGCCGATCTCGTCCACTCGCTGCTCGCCGACGCGGGTGCGCCGGTGGAGGAGGAGGACGCGTCCGCCGAGCGCTCGTTGGCGCCGCTCCCGCGCCTGCTCGGGAACCCCGATCCCGAGCGGCTGCTCGACCTCGATCCGCGCTACGGCCAGGTCGTCTGCGCCTGCGAGCAGGTGACGGCGGCAGAGATCGCCGCCGCCTGCGCCATGCGCGTGCCGCCCCGCTCGCTCGACGCGCTGCGGAAGCGCACCCGCGCCGCCGGCGGCCGCTGCCAGGGCACCGTCTGCCTCGCCGGCGTCTCGTTCCTGCTCAGCCTGCACATGGGCATGCAGCCCTGGGAGATCCCGGTGGGCGAGCCCGAGGCGACCCTCGGGGTGGCGTCGTGA